The following are encoded in a window of Paraburkholderia hospita genomic DNA:
- a CDS encoding DUF1653 domain-containing protein, translating to MTVRYRHYKGGIYEFICEATLESDPSVTMIVYRADNGTIWTRPASVFFEMIEHEGQTVPRFAPIN from the coding sequence GTGACCGTACGTTATCGACACTACAAGGGCGGCATTTACGAGTTCATCTGCGAGGCGACGCTCGAATCGGACCCGAGCGTCACGATGATCGTCTATCGCGCCGACAACGGCACCATCTGGACGCGGCCGGCGTCGGTATTCTTCGAGATGATCGAGCACGAAGGGCAGACCGTGCCGCGTTTTGCACCCATCAACTAG
- a CDS encoding 2Fe-2S iron-sulfur cluster-binding protein: MSSEEPSRSAPPHESNEERTFTVRVEPLGRTFDAPESLTVLEAAGFANLHLPRMCRNGTCRTCLCKLESGSVRYTVEWPGVSAEEKAQGYILPCVAVAQSDLVLDAPDAADIPSAPTTPPIRRF; the protein is encoded by the coding sequence ATGTCCAGCGAAGAACCGTCCCGCAGCGCGCCGCCGCATGAATCGAATGAAGAGCGGACCTTCACGGTGCGAGTCGAGCCGCTCGGCCGCACGTTCGATGCGCCCGAATCGCTCACCGTTCTCGAAGCAGCGGGTTTCGCGAATCTGCATCTGCCGCGCATGTGCCGCAACGGCACCTGCCGGACATGCCTGTGCAAGCTGGAATCAGGCAGTGTGCGCTACACGGTCGAATGGCCCGGCGTTAGCGCCGAAGAAAAGGCGCAGGGCTACATCCTGCCGTGCGTGGCCGTCGCGCAGAGCGATCTCGTGCTCGACGCGCCCGACGCCGCCGATATTCCATCCGCGCCGACTACGCCGCCCATCAGGCGCTTCTAG
- a CDS encoding VIT1/CCC1 transporter family protein has protein sequence MATRHELKRFRTNLADELDSAALYETLSRVEKDPQRRTLFTQLASAERVHANLWANKLHANGARVPPHRYSVKTHLMRGLIHTLGPKFVLPSLAAAEYADRDKYANQPDAAQLSKDEQHHAAVMQQMVADIKAQKTLPSKGAQIAAAESWHRNVTSGNDLRAAVLGANDGLVSNFCLIMGVAGAGTGNKAILLTGLAGLIAGACSMALGEWLSVTNARELARTQIAKEADEIEHTPEAEQHELALIFQSKGIDADEAKRVAAQIMRDKQKALDTLTREELGLDPAELGGNPWTAAGVSFCLFSLGAIFPAMPFLWTHGTAAIAQCVALSAFGLAAVGVFTSLFNGRGAAFSAFRQIVIGLIAAAFTFGVGRLLGVSIS, from the coding sequence ATGGCCACCCGGCACGAACTCAAACGCTTTCGCACGAACCTCGCCGACGAACTCGACAGCGCCGCGCTGTACGAAACGCTGTCGCGCGTCGAAAAAGATCCGCAGCGCCGCACGCTGTTCACGCAACTCGCGAGCGCGGAACGCGTGCACGCGAACCTCTGGGCGAACAAGCTGCACGCGAACGGGGCGCGCGTGCCGCCGCACCGCTACAGCGTCAAGACGCATCTGATGCGCGGCCTGATTCATACGCTCGGGCCGAAATTCGTGCTGCCGTCGCTCGCCGCCGCCGAGTATGCGGACCGCGACAAGTACGCGAACCAGCCCGACGCCGCGCAGCTATCGAAGGACGAGCAGCATCATGCCGCCGTGATGCAACAGATGGTCGCCGACATCAAAGCTCAGAAAACCCTGCCGTCGAAAGGCGCGCAGATCGCGGCCGCCGAGTCGTGGCACAGGAACGTGACGTCGGGCAACGACCTGCGCGCCGCCGTGCTCGGCGCGAACGACGGTCTGGTGTCGAACTTCTGTCTGATCATGGGCGTCGCGGGCGCGGGCACGGGCAACAAGGCTATCCTGCTGACGGGGCTGGCCGGGCTGATTGCCGGCGCGTGCTCGATGGCGCTCGGCGAGTGGCTGTCGGTGACGAATGCGCGCGAACTCGCGCGCACGCAGATCGCGAAAGAGGCCGACGAAATCGAGCACACGCCCGAGGCCGAGCAGCACGAACTGGCGCTGATCTTCCAGTCGAAGGGAATCGACGCCGACGAAGCGAAACGCGTCGCCGCGCAGATCATGCGCGACAAGCAGAAAGCGCTCGACACGCTGACGCGCGAAGAACTCGGCCTCGATCCGGCGGAACTGGGCGGCAATCCGTGGACGGCGGCAGGCGTGTCGTTCTGTCTGTTCTCGCTGGGCGCGATTTTTCCGGCGATGCCCTTTCTGTGGACGCACGGCACAGCGGCAATCGCGCAGTGCGTCGCGTTGAGCGCATTCGGCCTTGCCGCTGTCGGCGTCTTCACTTCGCTCTTCAACGGACGCGGCGCCGCGTTCTCGGCCTTCCGTCAGATCGTGATCGGGTTGATCGCGGCCGCCTTCACGTTCGGCGTCGGGCGGCTTCTCGGCGTATCCATTTCGTGA
- a CDS encoding sigma-54-dependent Fis family transcriptional regulator yields the protein MTQRSVTPSVTGRADALAQAHARSRDFGLRASEAPDFHPLRPLALRDLVDCNRSLYAHALPVMETLHAQIVDTDSMVLLTDSNGVILHSLGDSDFVEKAERVALCPGVSWSEAHRGTNAVGTALAEGQPTVVHGGEHFLQANRILTCSCAPIADPYGRTIGALDVSGDPRGFHKHTLALVRMSAQIIENQLFANQFGDAVRVRFHARSEFIGTLFEGLAAFGADGALLAANRSALFQFGRPLDTLFGQPFEMLFGTAFPAALQQALRAPGECLTLMLPSGVRVLARAEYAARPAFSADSGGPRTATASPVAPTSGKPRAAAITFATLDTGDARMAAVLDRVEKVRGRDIALLVLGKTGTGKEWLARAMHEESPRRAAPFVAVNCASLPDTLIEAELFGYEDGAFTGARKRGNVGKIVQADGGTLFLDEIGDMPLAQQVRLMRVLQERCVVPLGGTRAVPVDVRVVCATHRNLRAMIEEGTFREDLYYRINGLVVTLPALAERTDLPVLVERILARLRSDEPDSERMPTRVSQDALEYFTRCRWPGNLRQLANVLRTAGIMAEGAAEIDVEHLPDDFLHDCEPASDEPLRALPAVESSAPSRPARMEELQATLIEQTLARNNGNISAAARELGLARNTVYRYMRIRTTH from the coding sequence GTGACCCAACGTTCCGTCACGCCGTCCGTCACGGGCCGCGCCGATGCGCTCGCGCAGGCGCATGCGCGCTCGCGCGACTTCGGCCTGCGCGCATCCGAGGCGCCCGACTTTCATCCGCTGCGGCCACTCGCCTTGCGCGATCTCGTCGACTGCAACCGCTCGCTGTATGCGCACGCCTTGCCCGTGATGGAAACGCTGCATGCGCAGATCGTCGATACCGACAGCATGGTGCTGCTCACCGACAGCAACGGCGTGATCCTGCATAGTCTCGGTGACAGCGATTTCGTCGAGAAAGCGGAGCGCGTCGCGCTGTGTCCGGGCGTGTCGTGGTCCGAGGCGCATCGCGGCACGAATGCCGTCGGCACCGCGCTCGCCGAAGGCCAGCCAACCGTCGTGCACGGCGGCGAACATTTTCTGCAGGCCAATCGCATCCTGACCTGCTCGTGCGCACCGATCGCCGATCCGTACGGCCGCACCATCGGTGCGCTCGACGTGAGCGGCGACCCGCGCGGCTTTCACAAGCACACGCTGGCGCTCGTACGCATGTCGGCGCAGATCATCGAAAACCAGTTGTTCGCGAACCAGTTCGGCGATGCCGTGCGCGTGCGCTTTCATGCGCGCAGCGAGTTCATCGGCACGCTGTTCGAGGGGCTCGCCGCGTTCGGCGCCGATGGCGCGCTGCTCGCCGCGAACCGCAGCGCGCTGTTCCAGTTCGGCCGCCCGCTCGACACGCTGTTCGGCCAGCCCTTCGAGATGCTGTTCGGCACGGCATTTCCAGCCGCCCTCCAGCAGGCGTTGCGCGCGCCGGGCGAATGCCTGACGCTGATGCTGCCGAGCGGCGTGCGCGTGCTCGCGCGCGCCGAATACGCGGCACGCCCCGCGTTTTCCGCAGATTCAGGCGGCCCGCGCACGGCCACGGCATCGCCTGTTGCGCCGACGTCGGGCAAGCCGCGCGCTGCCGCCATCACCTTCGCCACGCTCGACACGGGTGACGCACGGATGGCCGCCGTCCTCGACCGCGTCGAGAAAGTGCGCGGCCGCGACATTGCGCTGCTCGTGCTCGGCAAGACGGGCACCGGCAAGGAATGGCTCGCGCGCGCCATGCACGAAGAATCGCCGCGCCGCGCCGCGCCGTTCGTCGCCGTCAATTGCGCATCGCTGCCCGATACGCTGATCGAAGCGGAACTGTTCGGCTATGAGGACGGCGCCTTCACGGGCGCGCGAAAGCGCGGCAACGTCGGCAAGATCGTGCAGGCCGACGGCGGCACGCTCTTTCTCGACGAAATCGGCGACATGCCGCTCGCGCAGCAGGTGCGTCTGATGCGCGTGCTGCAGGAACGCTGCGTCGTGCCGCTGGGCGGCACGCGCGCGGTGCCCGTCGATGTGCGCGTCGTCTGCGCGACGCACCGCAACCTGCGCGCGATGATCGAAGAAGGCACGTTCCGCGAAGACCTCTATTACCGGATCAACGGCCTAGTCGTCACCCTGCCCGCGCTCGCCGAGCGCACCGATCTGCCCGTGCTCGTCGAGCGGATTCTGGCGCGGCTGCGCAGCGACGAGCCCGACAGCGAGCGGATGCCCACGCGCGTGTCGCAGGACGCGCTCGAATACTTCACGCGATGCCGCTGGCCGGGCAATCTGCGCCAACTGGCAAACGTGCTGCGCACGGCGGGCATCATGGCCGAAGGCGCCGCCGAAATCGACGTCGAGCATCTGCCCGACGATTTCCTGCACGACTGCGAGCCAGCAAGCGACGAGCCGTTGCGCGCGCTGCCTGCCGTCGAGTCGTCCGCGCCGTCGCGGCCCGCGCGCATGGAAGAGTTGCAGGCGACGCTGATCGAGCAGACGCTCGCGCGCAACAACGGCAACATCTCGGCGGCCGCGCGCGAGCTGGGTCTCGCGCGCAACACGGTCTACCGCTACATGCGCATCCGCACGACCCACTGA
- a CDS encoding DUF2964 domain-containing protein, with protein MVRMELRVVLATVAIFIALGGIGLSIHGSLYYLNDEIWMGVIAIVVSIVGCVTMLTLWPRDLPGKTPPEHPADDVGPHEHHPHLPTQF; from the coding sequence ATGGTGCGCATGGAGTTGAGAGTCGTCCTCGCCACGGTTGCGATCTTCATCGCACTGGGCGGCATTGGATTGTCGATCCACGGTTCGCTGTACTACCTGAATGACGAGATCTGGATGGGCGTGATCGCGATTGTGGTCAGCATCGTGGGGTGCGTGACGATGCTGACGCTGTGGCCCCGGGATCTTCCCGGCAAGACGCCGCCCGAACATCCCGCCGACGATGTCGGGCCACACGAACATCATCCTCATTTGCCGACTCAGTTTTAG
- a CDS encoding DUF1488 family protein — protein sequence MQIIFPKEVPEYSGRELTLAFPAMVDGQRVECTITAEALEDHFGAASPRLEDMMGAFSTHRERIEAATRRLLSETRAQCVVLRSGYVRFYEANWRN from the coding sequence ATGCAGATCATTTTCCCGAAAGAGGTCCCTGAGTACTCGGGGCGCGAGCTGACTCTGGCGTTTCCGGCTATGGTCGATGGGCAGAGGGTGGAATGCACGATCACCGCCGAGGCTCTCGAAGATCACTTTGGGGCCGCGTCGCCGCGGCTCGAAGATATGATGGGTGCGTTTTCGACGCATCGCGAGAGGATTGAGGCCGCTACGCGGCGGTTGTTGTCGGAGACGCGGGCGCAGTGTGTTGTGCTGCGCAGCGGGTATGTTAGGTTTTATGAGGCTAATTGGCGGAATTAG
- a CDS encoding xanthine dehydrogenase family protein molybdopterin-binding subunit → MNTMIGHPLDRTDGLLKVTGEARYAAEFPEARLAHGVLVTSTIAKGAIASIDASRASALPGVLLVMTYQNAPRLPNGGRPALSPPAGRHLSLLQDNQIHYSNEPIAVVVADTLEHATDAARQLRITYAAQPAALDFTQAKSSAHAPDKPQGRQTDTSRGDYDAGLAAGVVRVDAVYTTPMEHHNPMEPHATMAVWDGPQLTLYDSTQGVTGTRTSVAKTLGMSPDDVRVISPFVGGGFGCKGSAWSHVVLCAMAAKQTGRPVRLALERPQMFGSVGGRPFTEQRMVIAAKRDGTLTAMRHDSFSNTSMIEDWTETCCMVSRMMYAVPNQVTTHRLVQLNVGTPTFMRAPGETTGSWALETAMDELSYQLKMDPIALRLKNYAENDPQENKPWSSKALRQCYSVGAERFGWSRRKPQPRSMRDGNTLIGLGMGTATYPANRSEAAALARILPDGTAMVVSGTQDLGTGTYTVMTQVASDALGIAPENIRFGLGDSSLPKAPVSGGSQSVASVSPAVRDACDQARGKLVAMALADRGSPVFGVSPDDVVVQNGWVTSRADPSKRDPIAAVLARAGGQPIEATTSTKPGDEKQRYSFHSWGAVFAEVHVDADLGSIRVARLTGVYNVGRMLNVKTARSQLMGGLVWGIGAALEEATMLDKQYGRFINANLAEYHVPVNADVGALDVLVLDEPDPFINSLGSRGIGEIGITGVVAAIGNAVYHATGVRVRDLPITLDKVVMV, encoded by the coding sequence ATGAATACGATGATCGGACATCCGCTCGATCGCACGGATGGCTTGCTGAAGGTGACGGGCGAAGCGCGTTACGCGGCCGAGTTTCCCGAAGCGCGTCTTGCGCATGGCGTGCTGGTGACGAGCACGATTGCAAAAGGCGCGATTGCGTCGATCGACGCGAGCCGTGCGTCGGCCTTGCCCGGCGTATTGCTCGTGATGACGTACCAGAATGCGCCACGCCTGCCGAACGGCGGACGGCCCGCGCTCTCGCCGCCAGCGGGACGGCATCTGTCGCTGTTGCAGGACAACCAGATCCATTACAGCAACGAGCCGATCGCAGTCGTGGTTGCGGATACGCTCGAACATGCAACCGATGCCGCGCGTCAGTTGCGCATCACCTATGCGGCGCAACCGGCGGCGCTCGATTTCACGCAGGCCAAGTCCAGCGCGCATGCGCCCGACAAGCCGCAAGGCCGGCAGACCGACACCTCGCGCGGCGATTACGACGCGGGCCTCGCGGCGGGCGTGGTGCGCGTCGACGCCGTCTACACGACGCCGATGGAGCATCACAACCCGATGGAGCCGCACGCGACGATGGCCGTATGGGACGGCCCGCAACTGACGCTCTACGACTCCACGCAAGGCGTGACGGGCACGCGCACCTCCGTCGCGAAGACGCTCGGCATGTCGCCCGACGACGTGCGCGTGATCTCGCCGTTCGTCGGCGGCGGCTTTGGCTGCAAGGGCTCGGCGTGGTCGCACGTGGTGCTGTGCGCGATGGCCGCGAAGCAGACGGGGCGGCCCGTGCGTCTCGCGCTGGAGCGTCCGCAGATGTTCGGCTCCGTTGGCGGGCGGCCGTTCACCGAGCAGCGCATGGTGATCGCCGCGAAGCGCGACGGCACGTTGACCGCGATGCGGCACGACAGCTTCTCGAACACATCGATGATCGAAGACTGGACGGAGACCTGCTGCATGGTCTCGCGGATGATGTACGCAGTGCCGAACCAGGTGACGACGCATCGTCTCGTGCAGTTGAACGTCGGCACGCCGACCTTCATGCGGGCGCCAGGCGAAACGACGGGCTCATGGGCGCTCGAAACGGCGATGGACGAACTGTCGTATCAGTTGAAGATGGATCCCATTGCGCTGCGCCTGAAGAACTACGCGGAGAACGACCCGCAGGAAAACAAGCCGTGGTCGAGCAAGGCCTTGCGCCAGTGCTATAGCGTCGGCGCGGAACGCTTTGGGTGGTCGCGCCGCAAGCCCCAGCCGCGTTCGATGCGCGACGGCAATACGCTGATCGGCCTTGGGATGGGAACGGCGACATATCCCGCCAATCGCAGCGAAGCGGCGGCGCTTGCGCGCATTCTGCCGGACGGTACGGCGATGGTGGTTTCCGGCACGCAGGATCTCGGCACGGGCACGTACACGGTGATGACACAGGTCGCGTCGGATGCCCTCGGCATTGCGCCGGAGAATATCCGTTTCGGCCTCGGTGATTCGTCGCTGCCGAAGGCGCCTGTGTCGGGCGGCTCGCAGTCGGTCGCAAGCGTGTCGCCAGCCGTGCGCGATGCGTGCGATCAGGCGCGCGGCAAGCTGGTGGCGATGGCGCTGGCCGATCGCGGTTCGCCGGTGTTCGGCGTGTCGCCGGATGATGTCGTCGTGCAGAACGGTTGGGTCACGAGCCGTGCCGATCCCTCGAAGCGCGATCCGATCGCGGCGGTTCTTGCGCGCGCCGGCGGGCAGCCGATCGAAGCGACGACCAGCACGAAACCCGGCGACGAGAAGCAGCGTTACTCGTTTCATTCCTGGGGCGCTGTGTTCGCCGAAGTACATGTCGATGCCGATCTTGGGTCGATTCGTGTGGCCAGGCTCACCGGCGTTTATAACGTTGGGCGGATGCTCAATGTGAAGACTGCGCGCAGTCAATTGATGGGTGGGCTTGTTTGGGGGATCGGTGCCGCGCTCGAAGAGGCGACGATGCTCGATAAGCAGTATGGGCGGTTTATCAACGCCAATCTCGCTGAGTACCACGTGCCTGTGAATGCGGATGTTGGGGCGCTCGATGTGCTTGTGCTCGATGAGCCTGATCCTTTTATTAATTCGCTTGGGTCTCGTGGGATTGGGGAAATTGGTATCACTGGCGTGGTGGCGGCTATTGGGAATGCTGTTTATCACGCCACCGGCGTGAGGGTTAGGGATTTGCCTATTACTTTGGATAAGGTTGTTATGGTTTGA
- a CDS encoding FAD binding domain-containing protein encodes MDAISYERAADITSAVRAAQQPGTMFIGGGTNLLDLMKGGVTRPVRLVDITRIQGLDIVSTLPDGGLRIGALVRNSDAANHALVRARYPLLSQALLAGASAQLRNMATVGGNLMQRTRCPYFYDTAFTACNKREPGSGCAAINGHNRTHAILGASTQCIAVNPSDMSVALAALDANVRVSGPQGERVIAFGEFHRLPGERADLDTTLRPGELITSVDLPPPIFSEHAYYLKVRDRASYAFALVSVAAALQMDGNTVRSARIALGGVAHKPWRATAAEQMIAGKPLDNATLKNAAAAALNDARPLHDNAFKVRLAQNAIVRAVNQAAGGVA; translated from the coding sequence ATGGATGCCATCTCCTACGAACGCGCCGCCGATATCACCAGTGCCGTGCGCGCCGCGCAGCAGCCGGGCACGATGTTCATCGGCGGCGGCACCAATCTGCTCGATCTGATGAAGGGCGGCGTGACACGGCCCGTCAGACTCGTCGATATCACGCGCATACAGGGGCTCGATATCGTATCGACACTGCCCGATGGCGGCCTGCGCATCGGCGCGCTCGTACGCAATAGCGATGCCGCGAATCATGCGCTCGTGCGCGCGCGTTATCCGCTGCTGTCGCAGGCGCTGCTCGCGGGCGCATCGGCGCAACTGCGCAATATGGCGACCGTCGGCGGCAACCTGATGCAGCGCACGCGTTGCCCTTACTTCTACGACACCGCGTTCACCGCCTGCAACAAGCGCGAGCCTGGCAGCGGCTGCGCCGCGATCAATGGCCACAACCGCACGCATGCGATTCTCGGCGCGAGCACGCAATGCATCGCCGTGAATCCTTCCGATATGAGCGTCGCGCTCGCCGCACTCGATGCCAACGTGCGCGTGAGCGGCCCGCAAGGCGAGCGCGTGATTGCGTTCGGCGAGTTTCATCGGTTACCCGGCGAGCGCGCGGATCTCGACACCACGCTGCGCCCCGGCGAACTCATCACGTCCGTCGATCTGCCGCCGCCCATCTTTAGCGAGCACGCGTATTACCTGAAGGTACGCGACCGCGCGAGCTATGCGTTCGCGCTGGTGTCCGTCGCAGCCGCGCTGCAGATGGACGGCAACACCGTGCGCAGCGCGCGTATCGCGTTGGGCGGCGTCGCGCACAAGCCGTGGCGCGCGACGGCAGCCGAGCAGATGATCGCGGGCAAGCCGCTCGATAACGCCACATTGAAAAACGCCGCCGCCGCGGCGCTGAACGACGCGAGGCCGCTACACGACAACGCGTTCAAGGTGCGGCTCGCGCAGAACGCGATCGTGCGTGCGGTGAACCAGGCAGCGGGAGGTGTCGCATGA
- a CDS encoding (2Fe-2S)-binding protein yields MSHHNDCQGSCPQHDAHTSRQDEDDVSPSSTSRRRFLQSAAAAAAVTTAPYTHAQTQTPPAAQPVARTTVPPRAVKLNINGRDYTLQLEPRVTLLDALREYAGLTGTKKGCDRGQCGACTVLANGRRINSCLTLAVMHEGETITTVEGLASNGTLNPVQRAFIEQDAFQCGYCTPGQICSATALLTEFDAGTASTVTADVRRRPPQLTDEEIRERMSGNICRCGAYVNIVAAVQSAHRGTVGSGTDYTYSTFVIKTSDVA; encoded by the coding sequence ATGTCCCACCACAACGACTGTCAGGGTTCGTGCCCGCAACACGATGCGCACACGTCCCGCCAGGACGAGGATGACGTCTCGCCATCCAGCACTTCACGCCGCCGCTTCCTGCAATCTGCCGCCGCAGCGGCCGCAGTTACCACTGCACCCTACACGCACGCGCAGACACAAACGCCGCCAGCAGCACAGCCCGTTGCACGCACAACGGTGCCGCCGCGCGCAGTGAAGCTCAACATCAACGGACGCGACTACACGTTGCAACTCGAGCCACGCGTGACGCTGCTCGACGCGCTGCGCGAATACGCCGGTCTCACGGGCACGAAGAAAGGCTGCGACCGCGGGCAATGCGGTGCGTGCACGGTGCTCGCCAACGGACGGCGCATCAACTCATGTCTCACGCTCGCCGTGATGCATGAAGGCGAAACGATCACAACCGTCGAAGGACTCGCGAGCAACGGCACGCTGAATCCGGTACAACGGGCATTCATCGAACAGGACGCGTTCCAGTGCGGATACTGTACGCCGGGGCAAATCTGTTCGGCGACGGCTTTGCTCACGGAATTCGACGCCGGCACGGCCAGCACGGTCACGGCAGACGTACGACGCCGTCCGCCGCAACTGACCGATGAAGAAATTCGCGAGCGCATGAGCGGCAACATCTGCCGCTGTGGCGCGTACGTGAATATCGTCGCGGCCGTGCAGTCCGCGCATCGTGGCACGGTTGGCAGCGGCACCGACTACACCTATTCGACGTTCGTCATCAAGACGAGCGACGTCGCGTAA
- a CDS encoding aspartate carbamoyltransferase: protein MSVPQQAFLRDAMRRLNLTRDGFATRIGVSKRALDTWLLPDDSQESRAMPEIVERFVSEIVVNGAPAEKHTQSVDSQSLASQMLFEGKPQLLSVDQFSRDAVEALFRVADIMQPIARRRKISRVLEGAVLGNLFFEASTRTRVSFGAAFCRLGGSVCDTTGFTFSSMAKGESIYDTSRVMSGYVDALVIRHPDQGSVAEFARATNIPVINGGDGPGEHPSQALLDLYTIQREFSRLGKIVDGAHIAMVGDLKYGRTVHSLVKLLALYRGIKFTLISPPTLEMPAYIVDQISRNGHVVEQTHDLTNGLRGADVVYATRIQKERFADESFEGYTPDFQINQALVDTVCGQDTLIMHPLPRDSRPGANDLSTDLNHDSRLAIFRQTDNGIPVRMAIFAVLLGVEKLVQHSMRDAAWRPPAYLGPDDAVFHGID from the coding sequence ATGAGCGTCCCGCAACAAGCTTTTCTCCGTGACGCGATGCGGCGTCTGAATCTCACCCGCGATGGCTTCGCGACGCGAATCGGCGTGTCGAAGCGCGCGCTCGACACGTGGCTGCTGCCCGACGATTCGCAGGAATCGCGCGCGATGCCGGAAATCGTCGAGCGCTTCGTGTCGGAAATCGTCGTCAACGGCGCACCCGCTGAAAAACATACGCAGAGCGTAGATTCGCAGTCGCTGGCCAGCCAGATGCTGTTCGAAGGCAAGCCGCAGCTGCTGTCCGTCGATCAGTTCTCGCGCGACGCCGTCGAAGCGCTGTTTCGCGTCGCCGACATCATGCAGCCCATCGCGCGCCGCCGGAAAATCTCACGCGTGCTCGAAGGCGCGGTGCTCGGCAACCTGTTCTTCGAGGCCAGCACGCGTACCCGCGTGAGTTTCGGCGCGGCGTTTTGCCGCCTGGGCGGCTCGGTGTGCGATACGACGGGCTTCACGTTTTCGTCGATGGCCAAGGGCGAATCGATCTACGACACGAGCCGCGTGATGTCCGGCTACGTCGATGCCCTCGTGATCCGCCACCCGGACCAGGGCTCCGTGGCCGAATTCGCGCGCGCCACCAACATTCCCGTGATCAACGGCGGCGACGGCCCCGGCGAGCACCCGAGCCAGGCGCTGCTCGACCTGTACACGATCCAGCGCGAGTTCTCGCGTCTGGGCAAGATCGTCGACGGCGCGCATATCGCGATGGTCGGCGACCTGAAGTACGGGCGCACCGTGCATTCGCTCGTCAAGCTGCTCGCGCTGTATCGCGGCATCAAGTTCACGCTGATTTCGCCGCCCACCCTGGAAATGCCCGCGTATATCGTCGATCAGATTTCGCGCAACGGCCACGTGGTCGAACAGACGCACGATCTCACCAACGGCCTGCGCGGCGCGGACGTCGTCTATGCGACGCGCATCCAGAAGGAGCGCTTCGCCGATGAGTCGTTCGAAGGCTACACGCCCGACTTCCAGATCAATCAGGCGCTCGTCGATACCGTGTGCGGCCAGGACACGCTGATCATGCACCCGCTGCCGCGCGACAGCCGCCCCGGCGCGAACGACCTGAGCACTGATCTGAACCACGATTCGCGCCTGGCGATCTTCCGCCAGACGGACAACGGCATTCCCGTGCGGATGGCGATCTTCGCGGTGCTGCTCGGCGTCGAGAAGCTGGTTCAACATTCGATGCGCGATGCCGCGTGGCGTCCGCCCGCGTATCTCGGACCGGACGATGCGGTGTTTCATGGCATCGATTGA
- the dapA gene encoding 4-hydroxy-tetrahydrodipicolinate synthase: MFNFSGIWIPLVTPFSANGAVDHGALRRLIRLYADAGVAGVVALGTTGEPSSLEPGEQEAVLATTLDAAGGALPVIVGVSGNNARAVRERVLRLNALPLAGVLISAPYYVRPSQAGIAAHFTMLADASEHPVVMYDIPARTGVRIELETLLSLAAHPRIQAIKDCAGSLDTTHALILDGRLQVLAGDDIRIFDTLCMGGSGAIAASAHVWPERFVALDRALKAGRLDEGRALFHSLVPLIGALTAESNPAPVKAALAVQGLMEGDLRAPMTQASEMLRERLQELLGV, encoded by the coding sequence ATGTTCAATTTTTCGGGTATCTGGATTCCCCTTGTCACGCCGTTTTCCGCAAACGGTGCCGTCGATCACGGTGCGTTGCGCCGCCTGATCAGGCTCTACGCCGACGCAGGCGTCGCGGGCGTGGTCGCGCTCGGCACGACGGGCGAGCCGTCTTCGCTCGAGCCCGGCGAGCAGGAAGCCGTGCTCGCGACCACGCTCGACGCGGCGGGCGGCGCGCTGCCGGTGATCGTCGGCGTGTCGGGCAACAACGCGCGCGCCGTGCGTGAGCGCGTGTTGCGCCTGAATGCGTTGCCGCTCGCGGGCGTGCTGATTTCGGCGCCGTACTATGTGCGGCCGTCGCAAGCTGGCATCGCCGCGCACTTCACGATGCTCGCCGACGCAAGCGAGCATCCCGTCGTGATGTACGACATTCCCGCGCGCACGGGCGTGCGCATCGAGCTGGAGACATTGCTCTCGCTCGCCGCGCACCCACGCATTCAGGCGATCAAGGACTGCGCGGGCTCGCTCGACACCACGCACGCGCTGATCCTCGACGGCCGGCTGCAAGTGCTCGCCGGCGACGACATCCGCATCTTCGACACGCTCTGCATGGGCGGCAGCGGCGCGATCGCGGCGTCGGCACATGTGTGGCCGGAGCGTTTCGTCGCGCTCGATCGCGCGTTGAAAGCGGGGCGTCTTGACGAAGGGCGCGCGCTTTTCCATTCGCTCGTGCCGTTGATCGGCGCGCTGACGGCCGAGTCGAACCCCGCGCCTGTGAAGGCGGCGCTCGCCGTGCAAGGCCTGATGGAAGGCGATTTGCGTGCGCCGATGACGCAGGCGAGCGAAATGTTGCGCGAGCGTTTGCAGGAATTGCTTGGAGTCTGA